The stretch of DNA ACAACGGTCGCTACCCTGCTGAGCCCGGTATTCTCGCGCATATCGTTCTCCGCTCGTGGAAGCCGAATTAATGGAAAACCGTGTTGCCGCCCGCTGGCGCCGCGCCCATTATGGTGCGGTGCCGCGCACGCTGACAAGTGATCTGGGGGGGACTATAGCGCCAACTGGATCCCGCAACTGTGGCTTTGTTACCATTTCACGCCTGTCTCCCGAACCCCGGACGTCGCATGCGCAGTGACCTGAAAGCCCTGGATTTCGATGCGATCCAGCGTCTCCTGGAGCAGCGTACCGCCACGCCCTACGGCGCGGACGCGGCCCGGGCGCTCGAACCGGCGCCGGATCTCGCGGTAGCGCGGCGTATGCAGGACGCCGTCAGCGCGGCGCGGCACACGCTGGACGCTGGGCAGGCCCCGGTGCTGGCGGCGTTGCCGGATATCCGCGCGGCGCTACGCCAGGCCGGTGCCCGCGGCGCGGCCCTGAATCCCAATGCCCTGCAACACATCCTTCAGGTCCTGCAAGCGGCGGCGGCCCTGGTGCCGTGGGTGCACCAGTGCCCCGCCCTGTACCCCGGCACGAGCGCCGACCTGGAGCCGCCCGGGGAACTAGTCGCGCGGCTCGGTCGCACGGTGCACGAGTCCGGTCGCCTGCGGGACGACGCCAGCCCAGCATTGGTTACCCTGCACACCGAACAACAGGAGCTGCGTCGCGAGGCCGAGTCCATCGTCCGCGCGCGCGTGGCGCGTAAAGATCTGGCCGGCCTTGTGCCAGAACCTGATCGGGTGGTATGGCAGCACGACCGGGCGCTGATCAAGGTGCGTGCCGAAGCGGCGGGATCGCTGAAGGGCGTGCGGCGCGGTAGCGCCGCCGGGGGCCGGGATGTCCTCATGGAGCCCCTGGAAGCGGTAGGGGTGAACAACCGGCTGGAAGTCCTCGCCGGCAAGGTGGGGGCGGAGCAACACCGTGTGCTGCGCGAGGTCAGTGGCGAGGTGCGTGAGCAGGCGGAGCCTCTGGAACGGCTGATCGCGGCGCTGACCTGGGTGGACCTGGCACTCGCCGCAGGCCGCCTGAGTGCCGATATGAACGCGCATGCCCCGCGGCTCGCTGCGGAATGCATGGTGGATCTGCGCGCGGCCTACCATCCACTGCTGATGCAGCAGTTCGCCGACGGCAGCCTTGAGTCCCTGGTGCCCCTGACCCTGCGTCTGGACCCCGCGCGCAGCATATTGATGCTGACCGGGCCCAATACCGGCGGCAAGACCGTTGCCCTGAAGACCCTCGGCCTGCTGGTGACTATGGCCCACTGTGGCCTGCACATTCCGGCGGAAGGCGATTGCGCGATCGGTGCCTACCAGCAGGTGATGGTGGATGTGGGGGACCGCCAGAGCGTGTACCATCAGCTCTCCACCTTTGCCGGCCACGTCGCGGTGCTCAAGCGCATCCTGGAGGCCGCCGACGCGCATACCCTGGTGCTGCTGGATGAACTGGGTACCGGCACCGACCCGGAGGAAGGCGCCGCCCTCGCGATGGCGGTGCTGGACGAACTGGCGGGCCGCGGGGTGCAGGGGATCGTCAATACCCACCTCGCCGCGCTCAAGGACCACGCCGCGCGGCATCCTCCGCTGTGCAATGCCTGTATGCTGTTTGACCGTGCGACGCTGCGCCCCACCTACCACCTCAAGATCGGCGAGCCGGGCGTGTCTCTGGGGCTGACCATCGCCGAACACGGCGGCCTGCCGCCGGCCGTGGTGCAGCGCGCGCGCGAATACTTGAAGGTGCTCACGGGACCTCCGCCGCCGGGTGGACCGGACCGGGTGGCGTCCCGCGGGTAGTCCACGCGGGGCCCCTGCAAGCCAGCTCTCTCTATTGACCTATCTACTGAAATTCAGTAGCTTTTCCTGTTTCGGCCGCGTGTGCTGTGGATAGGGGCGCGGTGGCCCTGGGCGCGTTGAGGAGAATCCGACTGTGGAGTTGACCGGTGCCGAGATCTTCGTCCGTTGCTTGGAGGAAGAGGGTGTCGAGTATGTGTTCGGGTACCCCGGCGGCGCGGTGCTCCACATCTACGACGCGTTGTTCCGACAGGAAGCGGTGAAACATATCCTGGTGCGCCACGAGCAGGGCGCGGCCCATGCCGCCGACGGCTACGCGCGCGCCACCGGCAGACCGGGCGTCGTGCTGGTCACTTCCGGCCCCGGCGTGACCAACGCGGTGACTGGGATCGCCACCGCGTATATGGACTCCATTCCCCTGGTGGTGTTCTCCGGGCAGGTCCCCACGAGCCTGATCGGCAATGACGCGTTCCAGGAAGTCGACTCGGTGGGCATTACCCGCCCGTGCGTGAAGCACAATTTCCTGGTCAAGGATGTGGCGGATCTGGCGGTCACGATCAAGAAGGCGTTCTACATCGCTACCACCGGCCGTCCCGGACCCGTGGTGGTCGACATCCCCAAGGATGTCACTGCCCACAAGACGGAGTTTGCCTACCCGAAGAAGATCGCCATGCGGTCCTACAATCCGGTGGTCAAGGGCCATCCCGGGCAGATCCGCAAGGCGGTGGACCTGATGTTGTCCGCCCAGCGCCCGATGCTGTACACCGGCGGGGGGGTCATCCTCGGCGAGGCATCCAAGCCCCTCACAGACTTTACCCGTCTGCTCGGCTTCCCGATCACCAACACCCTCATGGGATTGGGGGCCTATCCGGCCACCGACCGTCAGTTCGTGGGCATGCTCGGCATGCACGGGACCTATGAGGCGAACATGGCGATGCACAGTTGCGACGTGCTCATTGCCATCGGCGCCCGCTTTGACGACCGGGTCACCGGCAATATCGACAAGTTCTGTCCCCACGCCAAGATCATCCACGTGGATATCGATCCGGCCTCGATCTCCAAGAACGTCAAGGTGGATGTTCCGATCGTCGGTTCGGTGGATCACGTGCTGAAGGACATGATCAAGATGGTCAAGGAGGGCGGCCGCAAGCCGGATGCGGAGGCCCTCAAAGAGTGGTGGGCGCAGATCGACGAATGGCGGGAGATGGATTGCCTCAAATACGACCGCCAGAGCAAGGTGATCAAACCCCAGCACGTGCTGGAGTGCCTGTACAAACTCACCAAGGGCGATGCCTTCGTCACCTCCGACGTCGGTCAGCACCAGATGTGGGCCGCCCAGTTCTACAAGTTCGACAAGCCGCGGCGCTGGATCAACTCCGGCGGCCTCGGTACCATGGGTTTTGGCCTGCCCGCGGCGATGGGCGTGCAACTGGCGTATCCCGACGCGACCGTCGCCTGCGTCACCGGGGAGGCCAGTATCCAGATGTGTATTCAGGAGCTGTCCACCTGCCGGCAGTATGGTTTACCCATCAAGGTCGTGAATCTCAACAACCGCTACATGGGCATGGTGAGGCAGTGGCAGGAGTTTTTCTATCAGGGGCGCTACGCGATGTCGTATATGGATGCGCTGCCGGATTTCGTGATGCTGGCCGAGAGCTACGGGCACATGGGTATGTGCATCGATCGGCCCGAAGACGTCGAAGGCGCTTTGCAGGAGGCATTGAAGGTGAAGGACAAAGCGGTGTTTCTCGACTTCATCACCGATCAGACGGAGAACGTCTACCCGATGATCCCCGCGGGTGCGGGACAGAACGAGATGATCCTGGTATAGACCATGCGCCACATCATTTCCATCATGCTGGAGAACGAAGCGGGGGCGCTGTCCCGGGTGGCTGGGCTGTTCTCGGCGCGTGGCTACAACATCGAGTCGCTCACCGTGGCCCCCACCGAGGACCCGTCGCTGTCGCGGATGACGCTGGTCACCAGTGGAAGCGACGACATCATTGAGCAGATCATCAAGCAGCTCAATAAGCTGGTAGATACGGTCCGGTTGATCGATTTGACCGATGGCCCCCATATCGAGCGTGAGATGCTGCTGGTAAAGGTCAGCGCGGAGACCAGCGAGATACGCGCGGAGATCAAGCGGGTGGTGGACATCTTCCGCGGCCGGATCATCGATGTCACCGATCTCACGTATACCGTCGAGTTGACCGGGGTGGGGGCCAAGCTCGACGCATTTCTGGGAACCGTACAGCGTTCCCTTATTCTGGAGGTGGTGCGTTCCGGCGTCTCGGGTGTTTCCCGCGGCGCCAAGGCGCTGCAGGTGTGAGCCGCCGCTGGTGACCCGGTACCGGTCGTCCGCGGTCCGCCGCCCGGAACCTCGAACCGGATACGGGGATCGTTCCGTTTTCCACCGATTGCACTGACCAGTTGGAGCCAAAGACCGTGATGAACATCTATTACGACAAAGACGCCGACCTTTCCATCATCAAGAAAAAGAAAGTGGCCATCATTGGTTACGGGTCCCAGGGGCACGCCCATGCCAACAACCTGCAGGACAGCGGCGTCGCGGTGGTCGTGGGACTGCGCCCGGACTCGGGCTCGGTGGCCAAGGCGAAGCAGGCGAAACTAAAAGTCAGCCCGGTGGACGAGGCGGTCAGGGGCGCCGATCTCGTCATGCTGCTGGCACCGGACGAACATCAGGCGCGTTTGTACCGGGAGGTGGTGGCGACCAATATCAAGTCCGGCGCCGCGCTTGCGTTCGCACATGGGTTCAATATCCATTTCCAGCAGATCGAGCCGCGCGCTGACCTGGACGTGATCATGATCGCCCCCAAGGGGCCCGGCCATCTGGTGCGGTCCACCTACGAGAAGGGTGCCGGGGTGCCGTCGTTGATCGCGGTGCAACAAGATGCTTCCGGCATGGCCAAGGAGGTCGCGTTGTCCTACGCGGTGGCGATCGGCGCCGGGCGTGCGGGTATCATCGAGACCAGTTTCCGCGAGGAGACCGAGACGGATCTGTTCGGTGAACAGGCGGTGTTGTGCGGAGGTGCTACCGCGCTGGTACAGGCGGGTTTCGAGACCCTGGTGGAAGCGGGTTACGCGCCGGAGATGGCCTATTTCGAGTGCCTGCACGAACTCAAATTGATCGTGGATCTGATGTACGAGGGCGGAATTGCGAACATGCGCTATTCCATCTCCAACACCGCTGAGTACGGGGACCTGACTCGCGGGCCACGTATCATCACTGAACAGACCCGCGCGGAGATGAAGCGGATCCTCGGCGAGATCCAGGGGGGGCAGTTCGCCCGGGAGTTCATCCTGGAGAATCAGGCTGGCGCGCCGACCCTGAAGGCGATGCGCCGGCTCAGTCGCGAGCACCCTATTGAGATCGTGGGCGAACGCCTGCGGGAGATGATGCCCTGGATCAAGGCCGGCCGGATCGTCGACAAGACCCGGAATTGAGTGCGCCGCGCCGGCGTCGCGCGAGTCCGGTCAATGTGGATGCCGGGGCGCACCGCCATTCCGCCCCGGTGTCCGGGGGGATCCGATGGCGCACGCGGGATTGCCCTATATCTTTGGTGCCGCCGGCTTGGCGCAGCATTTCTTCGCGTTGGGGTGGGCGGCCCGAGCTGGGGGCGACCACGCTGTTATGTCCAGTACGGCGAGCAGATTGGGCACGGCCAACGTTGCGGCCACATCTCTTTCGGTTCCCGGGTGGACCTGTTTATCGCTGTCAGTGCTCGGGTTGCCGTCCAGGCCGGGGCCCAAGTGACATCGGGCACCAGCATCCTCGCGACCCTCGTCCACAAGTGACTGCGCGCCCGTCCCCCGCTCGGTGGTCGCGGCGCGCCGGCTGGTCCGGGGGCGTGCCACTGGTACCATGGACCCATACCGGGCAATCGCCCAGGGGAACGTGATGGAGCCCGAACCCACCGAGGTCAAGCGACGCAGGGGCATATACCTGCTGCCCAACCTGTTTACCACGGCCGGCCTGTTCGCCGGGTTCTATGCCATCGTCGCGGCTATCGGCGGGCGCTATGCGGCCGCCGCGGTGGCCGTGTATGTGGCGATGATCCTGGATAGCCTGGATGGCCGGGTGGCGCGGCTTACCAATACGCAGACTGCGTTCGGTGTCGAATACGACAGTCTGTCGGACATGGTCTCCTTCGGACTCGCGCCGGCGCTGGTGATGTACGAGTGGTCGCTGTCCAGTCTCGCCACTCATGGCTGGTTGTGGGCCAAGCTCGGGTGGCTGGCGGCGTTTATCTACACCGCCGGCGCTGCGCTGCGTCTGGCGCGGTTCAACACCCAGGTTGGGACCCTGGACAAGCGTTATTTCCAGGGCCTGCCGAGTCCTGCGGCCGCGGCGGTGGTAGTGGGGCTCGTATGGGTCGGCGACGAGATCGGATTGCGGGGATCGGATCTGATTCTCCCCGCCTTTATCCTCACGGTGGGGACCGGCATGCTGATGGTCAGCAACATCCGCTACTACAGCTTCAAGGAAGTGGACTTTGTCCGCCGTGTCCCTTTCGTCGCGATCCTGCTGGTGGTGATGGCCTTCGTGCTCGCGTCCATCGATCCACCGAAGGTCCTGTTCTTCTCGGTCCTCGTATACGCAGCTTCCGGTCCCCTGCATACGCTCTACCAACTACGCCGCCATCGGGCCCAGCGCCGGGCGGGCGGCGGAACCGGAGGGGGATCCGGGCGCGAGTCCGGCCCACGGGACTGAGCCGCCGCGCGCGATCCCGCGTGCGTGGACTTGGCAAGGGCCGCGAAAGCGGTTATATTCGGGGCGTATCCACTTTGGTTTTGTCAGACACGGCCCATGTACCGATACCGGTTTCCACAACGCTCTGCCCAGGTCCACGCCGCCCGGCGCGGTCCGGCTTTGTCGTGCGTGTCCGCGGGGCGGGTGCTCCTGCTGTCCCTGCGACTGCTGCCGTAAGGCAGCATACTCCCCATTCCCGGCGAAGGATTCGCCACTCCATCGAATCAGGACTGTTCCGGCCGCGGCCGGAGACCGGGTTTCTGTTCCCGGAGGTCGCGGGTAGACTCATGGGCACGCATTGGGAGTTCCACGATGGGCAACCGAGACAAACTCATCATATTTGATACCACGCTTCGGGACGGGGAGCAGAGTCCCGGGGCCTCCATGACGCGCGAGGAGAAGGTCCGCATCGCCAAGGCGCTGGAGCGCATGCGGGTGGACGTCATCGAGGCCGGTTTTCCGGTCGCCAGCCAGGGTGATTTCGAGTCCGTGGAGGCGGTGGCCCGCGCGGTGAAGGACAGCACCGTGTGCGGGCTCGCGCGCGCGGTGGACCGGGACATCGACCGCGCGGGGGAGGCGCTCAAGGACGCGGCGCGCGCGCGCATCCATACCTTCATCGCCACCTCCCCGATCCACATGAAGATGAAGTTGCGGATGGAGCCGGATCAGGTCCTGGAGCAGGCGGTCGCCGCGGTCAAGCGTGCGCGGCGTTATACCGACGACGTGGAGTTTTCGCCGGAGGACGCCGGGCGTTCGGACATCGATTTCCTGTGCCGGATCCTGGAGGCGGTGATCGGCGCCGGTGCGGGCACCGTGAATATACCCGATACCGTGGGTTACAACGTGCCTGAGCAGTTCGGGGCGTTGATCCGCACCCTCATCGAGCGGGTCCCGAACGCCGGCCAGGCGGTGTTTTCCGTGCATTGCCACAATGATCTCGGCCTTGCGGTGGCCAATTCCCTGTCCGCGGTGCTCAATGGCGCCCGGCAGGTGGAATGCACCATCAACGGTTTGGGCGAGCGCGCCGGAAACGCCGCGCTGGAAGAGATCGTGATGTCGGTGCGCACGCGCCAGGACATCTTCCCCTGCGACGTGGATCTGGAGACCACCCAGATCGTGCCGACCTCACGGCTGGTGTCAGGGATCACCGGGTTCCCGATCCAGCCCAACAAGGCGATCGTCGGGGCCAACGCCTTTGCGCACGAGTCCGGCATCCACCAGGACGGGGTGCTCAAGAGCCGCGAGACCTACGAGATCATGCGCGCCCAGGACGTGGGCTGGAGCATGAACCGGATCGTGCTGGGCAAGCATTCGGGGCGCAATGCCTTCCGCACCCGCCTGAAGGAACTGGGCATCGACTTCGCGTCGGAAGAGACGCTCAATCAGGCGTTCGTCAGGTTCAAGGAGCTTGCCGACAAGAAGCACGAGATCTACGACGACGATCTGCAGGCCCTGGTGACCGAGGCGAGCCTGGAGGCCGAGAACGAGCACGTCCGACTCGCCTATCTGCGGGTCTGCAGTGAGACCGGCGAGACGCCCAATGCCCAGGTGACGCTGTTGGTGGACGGCGCGGAGCGGCAGGGGCAG from Chromatiales bacterium 21-64-14 encodes:
- a CDS encoding DNA mismatch repair protein MutS, whose amino-acid sequence is MRSDLKALDFDAIQRLLEQRTATPYGADAARALEPAPDLAVARRMQDAVSAARHTLDAGQAPVLAALPDIRAALRQAGARGAALNPNALQHILQVLQAAAALVPWVHQCPALYPGTSADLEPPGELVARLGRTVHESGRLRDDASPALVTLHTEQQELRREAESIVRARVARKDLAGLVPEPDRVVWQHDRALIKVRAEAAGSLKGVRRGSAAGGRDVLMEPLEAVGVNNRLEVLAGKVGAEQHRVLREVSGEVREQAEPLERLIAALTWVDLALAAGRLSADMNAHAPRLAAECMVDLRAAYHPLLMQQFADGSLESLVPLTLRLDPARSILMLTGPNTGGKTVALKTLGLLVTMAHCGLHIPAEGDCAIGAYQQVMVDVGDRQSVYHQLSTFAGHVAVLKRILEAADAHTLVLLDELGTGTDPEEGAALAMAVLDELAGRGVQGIVNTHLAALKDHAARHPPLCNACMLFDRATLRPTYHLKIGEPGVSLGLTIAEHGGLPPAVVQRAREYLKVLTGPPPPGGPDRVASRG
- a CDS encoding acetolactate synthase, large subunit, biosynthetic type; translated protein: MELTGAEIFVRCLEEEGVEYVFGYPGGAVLHIYDALFRQEAVKHILVRHEQGAAHAADGYARATGRPGVVLVTSGPGVTNAVTGIATAYMDSIPLVVFSGQVPTSLIGNDAFQEVDSVGITRPCVKHNFLVKDVADLAVTIKKAFYIATTGRPGPVVVDIPKDVTAHKTEFAYPKKIAMRSYNPVVKGHPGQIRKAVDLMLSAQRPMLYTGGGVILGEASKPLTDFTRLLGFPITNTLMGLGAYPATDRQFVGMLGMHGTYEANMAMHSCDVLIAIGARFDDRVTGNIDKFCPHAKIIHVDIDPASISKNVKVDVPIVGSVDHVLKDMIKMVKEGGRKPDAEALKEWWAQIDEWREMDCLKYDRQSKVIKPQHVLECLYKLTKGDAFVTSDVGQHQMWAAQFYKFDKPRRWINSGGLGTMGFGLPAAMGVQLAYPDATVACVTGEASIQMCIQELSTCRQYGLPIKVVNLNNRYMGMVRQWQEFFYQGRYAMSYMDALPDFVMLAESYGHMGMCIDRPEDVEGALQEALKVKDKAVFLDFITDQTENVYPMIPAGAGQNEMILV
- a CDS encoding acetolactate synthase small subunit produces the protein MRHIISIMLENEAGALSRVAGLFSARGYNIESLTVAPTEDPSLSRMTLVTSGSDDIIEQIIKQLNKLVDTVRLIDLTDGPHIEREMLLVKVSAETSEIRAEIKRVVDIFRGRIIDVTDLTYTVELTGVGAKLDAFLGTVQRSLILEVVRSGVSGVSRGAKALQV
- a CDS encoding ketol-acid reductoisomerase, whose protein sequence is MNIYYDKDADLSIIKKKKVAIIGYGSQGHAHANNLQDSGVAVVVGLRPDSGSVAKAKQAKLKVSPVDEAVRGADLVMLLAPDEHQARLYREVVATNIKSGAALAFAHGFNIHFQQIEPRADLDVIMIAPKGPGHLVRSTYEKGAGVPSLIAVQQDASGMAKEVALSYAVAIGAGRAGIIETSFREETETDLFGEQAVLCGGATALVQAGFETLVEAGYAPEMAYFECLHELKLIVDLMYEGGIANMRYSISNTAEYGDLTRGPRIITEQTRAEMKRILGEIQGGQFAREFILENQAGAPTLKAMRRLSREHPIEIVGERLREMMPWIKAGRIVDKTRN
- a CDS encoding CDP-diacylglycerol--serine O-phosphatidyltransferase; its protein translation is MEPEPTEVKRRRGIYLLPNLFTTAGLFAGFYAIVAAIGGRYAAAAVAVYVAMILDSLDGRVARLTNTQTAFGVEYDSLSDMVSFGLAPALVMYEWSLSSLATHGWLWAKLGWLAAFIYTAGAALRLARFNTQVGTLDKRYFQGLPSPAAAAVVVGLVWVGDEIGLRGSDLILPAFILTVGTGMLMVSNIRYYSFKEVDFVRRVPFVAILLVVMAFVLASIDPPKVLFFSVLVYAASGPLHTLYQLRRHRAQRRAGGGTGGGSGRESGPRD
- a CDS encoding 2-isopropylmalate synthase; translation: MGNRDKLIIFDTTLRDGEQSPGASMTREEKVRIAKALERMRVDVIEAGFPVASQGDFESVEAVARAVKDSTVCGLARAVDRDIDRAGEALKDAARARIHTFIATSPIHMKMKLRMEPDQVLEQAVAAVKRARRYTDDVEFSPEDAGRSDIDFLCRILEAVIGAGAGTVNIPDTVGYNVPEQFGALIRTLIERVPNAGQAVFSVHCHNDLGLAVANSLSAVLNGARQVECTINGLGERAGNAALEEIVMSVRTRQDIFPCDVDLETTQIVPTSRLVSGITGFPIQPNKAIVGANAFAHESGIHQDGVLKSRETYEIMRAQDVGWSMNRIVLGKHSGRNAFRTRLKELGIDFASEETLNQAFVRFKELADKKHEIYDDDLQALVTEASLEAENEHVRLAYLRVCSETGETPNAQVTLLVDGAERQGQASGGGPVDAAFKAIEEIVHSGTELLLYSVNNITTGTDSQGEVTVRLGMGGRVVNGQGADTDIVIASAKAYLNALNKVIRPQARTHPQVADV